The following is a genomic window from Desulfobotulus pelophilus.
AGCAGATATGGGCCACTACATGGGCTATACTTGTCTGAAATAGGCCATGGTGTCAATGGGATTTGCATGGAAGGAGCTGGTTCCGGCACTCTCTGTTGCAAGGGAAGATGTTTTCATGTAAAAACCCGTTCTGTTTTTTTGCAATAATCTTGCAAGAGGGTTCTTTTTTGAAGCCACATTACAGGGAACAGGAATGAAATGAAAAAAATACGGGCTCTGGGCCTCTCTTCTGGTGGACTTGACAGTATTCTTGCTGCCCTTGTTTTACGGCAGCAGGGCATAGAAGTGGTCTGGGCAGCATTTGAAACCCCCTTTTTTGATGCAACTAATGCACGTAAAGCTTCCGATAAGTACGAGATCCCTCTGTTGGTTAAAGAGATTACACAGCACTACCTCCCTATGTTGAAGCAGCCTGAAGGAGGGTATGGCAGGGCTATGAACCCCTGTAAGGACTGCCACTCTCTGATGTTTCGGGAAGCGGGGGTTCTTATGGAAAAGGAAGGTTTTGATTTTCTTTTCAGCGGTGAAGTCTCCGGGCAGCGACCCATGTCCCAGACTTCATCGGCTCTGCGCTATGTGGAAAAACGATCCGGTTATGAGGGCCGGATTCTCAGGCCCCTTTCCGCACGGATTCTTCCGGAAACACCTGTGGAGCAACAGAAACTTGTGGATCGAGACCGCCTGTTTGGTTTTCAGGGACGGGGTCGGAAACAGCAGCTGGCTCTTGCAAAGGAGCTGGGGGTAAGGGATTTTCCGGCACCTGCAGGTGGTTGCCTTCTGACGGATCTGAATTTTGGCAGAAAACTGAAAGATCTTCTGGAACATCACCGTGATGTGGATGCTCTGGACTGCCACCTGCTGAAGGGAGGGCGTCATTTTCGGCTTGATCCCCAAAGTAAGCTGATTGTTGGAAGGACGGCAAAGGACAACGAACTGTTGCAGAGATATATAGATAAAGACCGTCACTGCCGTATCCGGACGGTGAATGTTCCCGGGCCTCTTGGTGTTATTTGCGGCCCTGCTGACAGCCATACGCGTCACCTTGCAGCAGGCATTGTGGCGGGGTACACGAAGGCCACCGATCTGGAGACGGTGACCCTGCGTTTTG
Proteins encoded in this region:
- a CDS encoding tRNA 4-thiouridine(8) synthase ThiI — its product is MKKIRALGLSSGGLDSILAALVLRQQGIEVVWAAFETPFFDATNARKASDKYEIPLLVKEITQHYLPMLKQPEGGYGRAMNPCKDCHSLMFREAGVLMEKEGFDFLFSGEVSGQRPMSQTSSALRYVEKRSGYEGRILRPLSARILPETPVEQQKLVDRDRLFGFQGRGRKQQLALAKELGVRDFPAPAGGCLLTDLNFGRKLKDLLEHHRDVDALDCHLLKGGRHFRLDPQSKLIVGRTAKDNELLQRYIDKDRHCRIRTVNVPGPLGVICGPADSHTRHLAAGIVAGYTKATDLETVTLRFDGGGQREQLEALPLRSSRIRELMI